From a single Nothobranchius furzeri strain GRZ-AD chromosome 9, NfurGRZ-RIMD1, whole genome shotgun sequence genomic region:
- the foxf1 gene encoding forkhead box protein F1, with the protein MTAEVQQPPAQTPAQSSPMSAPEKPHGQTVVMETASSTTKTKKTNAGIRRPEKPPYSYIALIVMAIQSSPTKRLTLSEIYQFLQSRFPFFRGSYQGWKNSVRHNLSLNECFIKLPKGLGRPGKGHYWTIDPASEFMFEEGSFRRRPRGFRRKCQALKPMYSMMNGLGFNHIPESYNFQGSGGGLSCPPNSLSLDGGIGMMNGHLGNMDGMGLSGHSMSHLSTNGGHSYMGSCTGSTGSDYPHHDNSASPLLTSGGVMEPHPVYSSSASAWAPAPSASLNNGASYIKQQPLSPCNPGANSLQPSLPTHSLDQPYLHQNGHATTDLQGIPRYHSQSPSMCDRKEFVFSFNAMTSSAMHATGNGSYYHHQQVSYQDIKPCVM; encoded by the exons ATGACGGCAGAGGTCCAGCAGCCCCCAGCGCAGACTCCTGCTCAGAGCAGCCCGATGTCTGCTCCGGAGAAGCCGCACGGACAGACGGTGGTGATGGAAACCGCTTCATCCACAACGAAAACCAAAAAAACAAACGCGGGGATCCGACGACCAGAGAAACCTCCTTATTCATACATAGCCTTGATAGTGATGGCCATCCAGAGCTCCCCAACCAAGCGCTTGACGCTCAGTGAAATCTACCAGTTCCTGCAAAGCCGCTTCCCGTTTTTCAGAGGCTCTTATCAGGGATGGAAGAACTCCGTGCGTCACAACTTATCCCTGAACGAGTGCTTCATCAAGCTGCCCAAAGGCCTCGGTCGACCAGGGAAGGGCCACTACTGGACTATCGACCCAGCTAGTGAGTTCATGTTCGAGGAGGGCTCTTTCAGAAGGAGGCCCCGGGGTTTTAGACGCAAGTGCCAGGCGCTGAAGCCCATGTACAGCATGATGAACGGCCTGGGATTCAACCACATCCCTGAGTCTTACAACTTCCAAGGGAGCGGAGGGGGCCTCTCATGTCCGCCCAACAGCTTGTCTCTGGACGGCGGGATCGGGATGATGAACGGACACTTAGGAAACATGGACGGGATGGGTCTGTCCGGTCATTCCATGTCACACCTGTCGACTAACGGTGGACATTCCTACATGGGAAGCTGTACGGGATCCACCGGGAGCGATTATCCCCACCACGACAATTCTGCCTCCCCTCTGCTCACCAGCGGGGGAGTAATGGAGCCTCACCCCGTCTACTCGAGCTCAGCCTCGGCGTGGGCTCCAGCGCCATCGGCCTCTCTGAATAACGGAGCTTCTTACATTAAGCAGCAGCCACTGTCTCCCTGTAATCCAGGAGCGAACAGCCTGCAGCCGAGCCTGCCCACGCACTCATTAGACCAACCATACCTGCACCAGAACGGCCACGCCACCACAGACCTGCAAG GGATCCCTCGGTACCATTCCCAGTCCCCCAGCATGTGCGACCGGAAGGAGTTCGTCTTCTCGTTTAACGCCATGACGTCCTCGGCCATGCACGCAACGGGAAACGGCTCCTACTACCACCACCAACAGGTCTCCTACCAGGACATCAAGCCCTGCGTCATGTGA